From the genome of Scytonema hofmannii PCC 7110, one region includes:
- a CDS encoding L,D-transpeptidase, giving the protein MFKQLFNIFFLLCVVCVYSSSQVALAAEDESQDSLQNSVTKPIDTQINNLITLPLHLKISLRQRQVSIYQGKNLMKSYPIAVGRRGWETPVGSFRVRDMLVNPTWIHPKTGKAIPGGDAKNPLGNYWIGFWTNGKDWVGFHGTPNPESVGTAASHGCIRMYNQDVEELFKLVKVGTPVTVER; this is encoded by the coding sequence ATGTTCAAGCAATTATTCAATATATTTTTCTTACTTTGTGTAGTTTGTGTATACTCAAGTTCTCAAGTTGCACTAGCTGCTGAGGATGAGAGTCAAGATTCATTACAAAACTCGGTCACTAAACCAATTGATACTCAAATCAATAATTTAATAACTTTGCCTCTTCACTTAAAAATAAGTCTTCGCCAACGTCAAGTCTCAATTTATCAAGGAAAAAATTTAATGAAAAGTTACCCAATTGCTGTAGGGCGGCGAGGTTGGGAAACTCCTGTTGGTAGTTTCCGAGTTCGTGATATGTTGGTTAATCCAACTTGGATTCATCCTAAGACGGGTAAAGCTATTCCAGGAGGAGATGCAAAAAATCCTCTCGGTAACTACTGGATTGGATTTTGGACAAACGGTAAAGATTGGGTCGGCTTTCACGGAACTCCAAATCCTGAGTCCGTGGGTACTGCGGCTTCACATGGTTGTATTCGGATGTACAACCAAGATGTTGAGGAATTATTCAAGTTGGTGAAAGTTGGAACACCTGTGACCGTTGAACGCTAA
- a CDS encoding Fic family protein → MNKRYFTTVNSVSSSSASPTALTEIAGQCYDSFIQMLTQHRLPDVAQEIQNRLSLLPNMTLADKFQQVNRLKAWLDSFRPLPTTVVAELKKLYDVRFTYNSNAIEGNTLTQSETALVLETGITIGGKTLREHLEVIGHKDAIDYIEQLAQNSTLIGEWQIKQIHNLILRAISPEEAGRYRQLDVKAAGTEYVYPPNYLLSDLMSEFVTWLNSSETTDRHPIEFAAEAHLRFVSIHPFRDGNGRTGRLLMNLLLLRAGYPIVVISNQVRKAYIDAVVESQQQNNPSPFLALLLDAAQQSLIEMLHILSTARESRGRGLPFYEEMLAFLSERREITSTHSSPDP, encoded by the coding sequence TTGAACAAGCGATATTTTACGACTGTAAATTCAGTATCATCTTCAAGCGCGTCTCCTACCGCATTGACTGAAATTGCTGGTCAATGCTACGATAGCTTTATTCAAATGCTGACTCAACATCGCCTTCCTGATGTGGCACAAGAGATTCAAAATCGATTATCACTTTTGCCAAATATGACCCTTGCAGATAAATTTCAGCAGGTGAATCGACTCAAAGCTTGGTTGGATAGCTTTCGTCCACTCCCGACAACAGTGGTTGCAGAACTCAAGAAACTCTACGATGTGCGCTTCACCTATAACTCAAACGCAATTGAAGGCAACACTTTGACGCAAAGTGAAACGGCTTTGGTGCTAGAAACCGGAATCACAATTGGTGGGAAAACACTACGCGAACATTTAGAAGTCATTGGGCATAAAGATGCGATCGACTATATAGAACAACTTGCCCAAAACTCAACTCTTATTGGAGAATGGCAAATCAAACAGATTCATAACTTGATTCTGCGAGCAATTTCTCCTGAAGAAGCGGGGCGCTATCGTCAACTTGATGTCAAAGCGGCTGGAACTGAGTATGTTTATCCACCAAACTATTTACTCAGTGATTTAATGAGTGAGTTTGTCACTTGGTTGAATTCGTCAGAAACTACAGATCGGCACCCAATAGAATTTGCAGCAGAAGCTCATTTGCGATTTGTTTCGATTCATCCATTTCGGGATGGGAATGGACGCACGGGAAGATTATTGATGAATTTGCTGTTATTAAGAGCTGGCTATCCAATCGTGGTAATTTCCAATCAAGTGCGTAAAGCTTATATTGATGCGGTTGTGGAGAGTCAACAACAGAACAACCCTTCCCCGTTCTTGGCATTGCTTCTGGATGCGGCTCAACAATCGTTGATTGAAATGCTGCACATCTTATCAACTGCTCGGGAAAGCCGGGGACGAGGCTTACCATTTTACGAAGAGATGTTAGCGTTTTTAAGCGAACGTCGCGAAATTACATCTACCCACTCATCGCCCGATCCTTAA
- a CDS encoding DUF4058 family protein yields MKPTFPGMNPYLENPELWSEVHSWMIVLLARSLNPLLTPKYRAAVEKRVYSDSLLVGIPDVSVFQTKLPASQPMTTAKTLSQPLKVNVPIIEEVRESYLEIRQVGTGKVVTVIEVLSPKNKRVGEGRDKYNTKRMSVLDSRSHLVEIDLLRTGNPQPILGLVRSDYRILVSRSDNRPEAELYPFNLRDPIPVFQLLLQPQDEEPIVNLYEILQEVYEEAALDLVIDYSQQPIPPVTEETFRWIQTLLPTNQ; encoded by the coding sequence ATGAAGCCAACTTTTCCTGGAATGAATCCATACCTTGAAAATCCTGAGTTATGGTCAGAAGTACACTCCTGGATGATTGTTTTGTTGGCGCGATCGCTTAATCCACTATTAACACCAAAGTATAGAGCAGCTGTTGAAAAACGAGTGTATTCAGACTCGCTGCTTGTTGGCATTCCAGATGTCTCTGTTTTTCAAACGAAACTTCCCGCATCTCAACCTATGACAACAGCCAAAACACTCTCGCAACCTCTAAAGGTTAACGTACCAATAATAGAGGAAGTAAGAGAGAGCTACCTCGAAATCCGACAAGTTGGAACAGGAAAAGTGGTAACAGTGATTGAAGTTTTGTCTCCCAAAAATAAGCGTGTTGGAGAAGGACGAGACAAATATAACACTAAGCGTATGTCGGTTTTAGATAGTCGAAGCCACTTGGTAGAAATTGATTTACTAAGAACTGGAAATCCTCAACCAATTTTAGGTCTTGTCCGCTCGGATTACCGGATTCTTGTGAGCCGTTCTGACAATCGCCCAGAAGCAGAACTGTATCCCTTCAATTTGCGCGATCCTATTCCAGTGTTTCAACTACTCCTGCAACCACAAGATGAAGAACCGATTGTCAATCTGTATGAAATATTGCAGGAGGTTTATGAGGAGGCTGCATTGGATCTGGTTATTGACTACTCCCAACAACCCATTCCTCCTGTCACGGAGGAAACCTTTCGGTGGATACAAACACTATTACCTACTAACCAATAA
- a CDS encoding type II toxin-antitoxin system Phd/YefM family antitoxin yields MKKVTIAELSNDIDRLLDEVIETGIPLEIIKNGKSLKIISTERKDKLKNLTFKPDVIQGNPDDLVNISWEQEVKIDLS; encoded by the coding sequence ATGAAAAAGGTTACGATTGCGGAATTGAGCAATGACATCGACCGTCTACTGGATGAAGTCATAGAAACGGGTATTCCGCTAGAAATTATCAAAAATGGAAAGTCATTAAAAATTATTTCTACAGAAAGAAAAGATAAACTTAAAAATCTAACTTTTAAACCTGATGTTATTCAAGGAAATCCAGATGATTTAGTTAATATCAGTTGGGAGCAGGAGGTTAAGATTGATTTATCTTGA
- a CDS encoding SH3 domain-containing protein, with translation METRNQNFKFGVSSLKKSAAVVGILFVTTLSSAFAAGMAPAQAGHEYNDGYPSHHSRGTGGRRAPVRTVQVTAPIGVVIRSGPGSDYERIGSVPHGHYIRVSYSSGSWTKLVGGPGWVHSDYLSIGGRRDRVYTVRVNAPVGVVIRSGPGSNYERIGSIRHGQYVRVSYSSGDWVKLVGSRGWVHADYLD, from the coding sequence ATGGAAACTCGTAACCAAAATTTTAAATTTGGCGTATCTTCTCTTAAAAAAAGTGCAGCAGTCGTTGGCATACTGTTTGTAACAACATTAAGCTCAGCATTTGCAGCTGGTATGGCTCCAGCTCAAGCGGGTCATGAATATAACGATGGCTATCCTAGCCACCATTCTAGAGGTACTGGTGGCCGTCGTGCTCCTGTTCGCACAGTGCAGGTGACTGCACCTATTGGAGTGGTTATCCGTTCCGGTCCGGGTTCTGATTATGAAAGAATCGGTAGTGTTCCTCACGGACATTACATCAGAGTTAGCTATTCCTCTGGGAGCTGGACAAAGCTTGTTGGTGGTCCCGGTTGGGTTCATTCTGACTACCTTAGCATTGGCGGTCGTCGCGATCGTGTTTACACGGTACGGGTGAATGCACCTGTTGGAGTAGTTATCCGTTCTGGTCCGGGGTCTAATTATGAAAGAATCGGCAGCATACGTCATGGACAGTATGTTAGGGTGAGCTATTCTTCTGGGGACTGGGTCAAGCTTGTTGGTAGTCGCGGTTGGGTGCATGCTGATTACCTTGACTAG
- a CDS encoding putative toxin-antitoxin system toxin component, PIN family, giving the protein MSEKIKAVIDTSVYIAAFGSRSKTSAPAKVIDNLRSGYFIAVISPQILAELIEVCERRGKSKEDVITFLKSISDNVFKILGDYSVSTLDFIDPKDNMLLAAALEAKADYLVSLDKQHVQPLKHYMGTQIVDPNQFIHEIDLYKKGERKEIKTMFF; this is encoded by the coding sequence ATGTCAGAAAAAATAAAAGCTGTAATTGACACATCTGTTTACATCGCAGCATTTGGCAGTAGAAGCAAAACTAGTGCCCCCGCGAAAGTAATAGACAACTTACGCTCTGGCTATTTCATAGCAGTAATTAGTCCTCAAATTCTTGCAGAACTCATTGAAGTGTGTGAACGACGCGGAAAGTCAAAAGAAGATGTCATAACATTCTTAAAAAGTATAAGTGATAATGTATTTAAAATATTAGGAGATTATAGCGTAAGCACTTTAGACTTTATAGACCCAAAAGATAATATGCTTCTGGCGGCTGCACTTGAGGCAAAAGCAGACTATTTAGTCAGCTTGGATAAGCAACACGTACAACCATTAAAACACTATATGGGTACGCAAATAGTAGATCCAAACCAGTTTATACATGAGATAGACCTTTATAAAAAAGGAGAGAGAAAAGAAATAAAAACTATGTTTTTTTAA
- a CDS encoding alpha/beta fold hydrolase, whose translation MQVTTAPSSTPIPGQFWRWRGHNIYYVKAGEKHPQRPAILLVHGFGASTDHWRKNITGLCDDFEVFAIDLLGFGRSAKPKLVYSGNLWRDQLHDFITEIIGQKAVLAGNSLGGYASLCVAAQCPDAAAGLVLLNSAGPFSENQPSPEPEALQTQIEPPKVNEQLQKLLGEVVKWFFQQPLAQFFLFQYIKQKWVIRQILEKVYLDKTAITDQLVEEIYRPACDTGAFDVFLSVFSTPQGEKVDVLLKQLTCPLLMLWGEADPWVHARERSKKFRQYYPELTEHFLNAGHCPHDEVPSQVNSLLRDWVLCNPVAT comes from the coding sequence ATGCAGGTAACAACAGCCCCCTCTTCCACTCCAATACCCGGACAATTTTGGCGATGGAGAGGACACAACATTTACTACGTAAAAGCAGGAGAAAAGCACCCTCAACGTCCTGCTATACTCCTGGTACATGGATTTGGTGCGTCTACAGACCATTGGCGTAAAAACATAACGGGGCTGTGTGACGATTTTGAAGTTTTTGCAATAGACCTTTTAGGGTTTGGACGTTCAGCTAAACCTAAACTGGTGTATAGTGGCAATCTCTGGCGCGACCAACTCCATGACTTTATAACTGAAATCATTGGTCAAAAAGCAGTGTTGGCGGGAAATTCCCTTGGTGGTTACGCAAGTTTGTGTGTAGCAGCTCAGTGTCCCGATGCAGCAGCAGGTTTGGTATTACTCAATAGTGCTGGTCCATTTAGCGAAAATCAACCTTCACCGGAACCAGAAGCGTTACAAACTCAAATTGAACCTCCTAAAGTCAACGAACAATTGCAAAAACTGCTAGGTGAAGTTGTTAAGTGGTTCTTTCAACAACCTTTAGCTCAGTTTTTTTTGTTCCAGTACATCAAACAAAAATGGGTTATTCGTCAGATCTTGGAGAAAGTTTATCTTGATAAAACTGCAATTACAGACCAATTAGTCGAAGAAATTTATCGTCCTGCTTGCGATACAGGTGCTTTTGATGTGTTTTTATCTGTATTCAGTACCCCTCAAGGAGAAAAAGTTGATGTGCTGTTAAAACAGTTAACTTGTCCTCTCTTAATGCTATGGGGAGAAGCAGATCCTTGGGTTCATGCAAGAGAACGTTCTAAAAAGTTTCGACAATATTACCCCGAACTGACAGAACATTTTCTAAATGCCGGTCATTGTCCTCATGACGAAGTACCAAGTCAAGTCAATTCCTTGTTGCGTGATTGGGTTTTGTGTAATCCTGTAGCTACATAA
- a CDS encoding DUF1802 family protein, with protein sequence MQDLTLTYNALKEWAIAINALESGKTIMLLRKGGIHEQGGRFQVTHEQILLYPTYEHQQSFLLKPDYANLVVPVTSGWHPETVRIGSWAEITDIFQVSDESIVKALEAFHIWSESFISDRLKWKHHQPLYVLLLRTYKLPQEREIPYRKEYGGCKSWIDLVEAISRQGAEPVLSDLNYNEIVGKIRNITSNKFYTSQGS encoded by the coding sequence ATGCAAGACTTGACTCTCACTTATAATGCACTTAAAGAATGGGCTATTGCTATCAATGCCTTGGAAAGCGGTAAAACAATTATGCTTCTACGGAAAGGGGGTATCCACGAACAAGGTGGGCGTTTTCAAGTAACCCACGAGCAAATTTTGCTCTACCCCACTTACGAGCATCAACAGTCTTTCTTATTAAAACCGGACTATGCCAATTTGGTTGTTCCTGTTACATCAGGTTGGCATCCAGAAACAGTACGTATTGGCAGTTGGGCTGAAATTACCGATATCTTTCAAGTCAGTGATGAATCAATTGTAAAAGCTTTAGAAGCATTCCATATTTGGAGCGAGTCTTTTATTAGCGATCGCCTCAAATGGAAACACCATCAGCCGTTGTATGTTCTCCTCTTAAGGACTTACAAACTACCCCAAGAGCGGGAAATTCCATACCGCAAGGAATATGGGGGTTGTAAATCATGGATCGATTTGGTGGAAGCCATATCGCGACAAGGAGCAGAACCCGTTTTATCTGACCTTAACTATAACGAGATCGTGGGGAAAATTAGGAATATTACCAGTAACAAATTTTATACATCACAAGGGAGTTAG
- a CDS encoding PIN domain-containing protein, with protein sequence MIYLDTHVVAWLYSGLTDKLTDIAKTLINENEVYISEIVRLELQYLYEIKRIKDKPDLIIAHLSNQIGLQICERSFNDIISMALVSNKGEIFS encoded by the coding sequence TTGATTTATCTTGATACTCATGTAGTAGCATGGCTATATTCTGGTTTGACAGATAAGTTAACTGACATTGCTAAAACTTTAATTAATGAAAATGAAGTTTATATTTCGGAAATTGTTAGATTAGAGTTACAGTATTTATATGAGATAAAACGTATTAAAGATAAACCAGATTTGATTATTGCTCATTTGTCCAATCAAATTGGTTTACAGATATGCGAGCGAAGCTTTAATGATATTATCAGTATGGCTTTAGTCAGCAATAAAGGCGAAATATTCAGCTAA
- a CDS encoding shikimate dehydrogenase yields the protein MITGKTKLLGIIGHPIEHSLSPVMQNAAIAHMELDYVYIPFPVEPHNLKVALQAFASIGVVGFNATIPHKETILPLLSEISSIAEAVGAVNTVSRKDHKWIGTNTDVEGFLAPLETTYNRDWHQTVAVVLGNGGAARAVVAGCAKLGCAEIYVVGRNAQKLNEFRNSWSNSPIAVNLQVSEWSSLSKLLPQANLLVNTTPIGMYPKAEESPLDTEEMMHLPEDAIAYDLIYKPKPTKFLQQAQQAGITTIDGLEMLVQQGAAALKIWLQPESVPVDVMRQSLFRQLGFQD from the coding sequence ATGATTACAGGCAAAACCAAGCTACTTGGAATAATTGGGCATCCCATAGAGCATTCACTATCTCCGGTAATGCAAAATGCAGCTATTGCCCATATGGAATTAGATTATGTCTACATACCCTTTCCGGTAGAACCGCACAATTTAAAAGTAGCTCTTCAAGCCTTTGCTTCCATTGGAGTTGTTGGCTTTAACGCGACTATTCCACATAAAGAGACTATATTACCTCTGCTATCAGAAATTTCATCAATTGCCGAAGCAGTGGGAGCAGTTAACACTGTAAGTCGTAAAGATCACAAATGGATAGGAACCAACACTGATGTAGAAGGGTTTCTTGCTCCTTTAGAAACAACATATAACCGAGATTGGCATCAGACAGTAGCAGTTGTTTTAGGCAATGGTGGTGCAGCAAGAGCAGTGGTCGCAGGTTGTGCCAAACTAGGTTGTGCTGAAATTTATGTGGTTGGTCGCAATGCTCAGAAGTTAAATGAATTCCGTAACAGTTGGAGCAATTCTCCAATTGCTGTAAATCTACAAGTCAGTGAATGGAGTTCCTTATCGAAGCTTCTTCCACAAGCAAACTTACTGGTGAATACAACCCCTATTGGAATGTATCCTAAGGCAGAAGAATCGCCACTTGATACAGAAGAAATGATGCATCTACCAGAGGATGCGATCGCATACGATTTAATATACAAGCCCAAACCGACCAAATTTCTGCAACAAGCGCAACAAGCAGGTATCACAACCATTGATGGATTAGAGATGTTAGTCCAACAAGGTGCAGCTGCATTAAAAATCTGGTTACAGCCTGAATCTGTTCCTGTAGATGTAATGCGCCAATCTTTATTTCGACAACTTGGTTTTCAGGATTAA
- a CDS encoding aldose 1-epimerase, producing the protein MCAIFLEQQQYKTYILSDESTRSKVTVVPERGGIITTWQIEEQDIFYMDTERFADPTLSVRGGIPLLFPICGNLVDDTYTLNGKTYQLKQHGFARNLAWEVSEQSDSNGASLTVNLKSNEETRAVYPFDFELNFIYTLRGNNLELRYRHTNLSQEPMPFATGIHPYFSAPDKSQLVFDLPSNQYQVKSDKTVQKFAGKFDFEQDEIDFAFINLSKQSAVVTDQSRNLKLTVSYDDNYSTLVFWTVKGKDFYCLEPWSAPRNSLNTGESLLQAEPNTTVETVINITVESV; encoded by the coding sequence ATGTGCGCGATCTTCTTGGAACAGCAGCAATACAAAACTTACATTCTCTCAGATGAAAGTACTAGGAGCAAAGTCACCGTTGTTCCAGAACGGGGAGGTATTATTACTACCTGGCAGATTGAGGAACAAGACATTTTTTACATGGATACCGAGCGGTTTGCCGATCCCACTCTATCTGTGCGAGGTGGCATTCCACTCCTTTTCCCCATCTGTGGTAACTTAGTTGATGACACTTATACCCTCAACGGAAAAACATATCAACTCAAACAGCATGGCTTTGCTCGCAATCTTGCTTGGGAAGTTAGCGAACAATCAGATTCCAACGGCGCTAGCCTAACTGTCAATCTTAAAAGTAATGAAGAAACCCGTGCAGTTTATCCTTTCGACTTTGAGCTAAATTTTATTTATACACTCCGAGGCAATAACTTAGAATTGCGATACCGCCACACCAATCTGTCTCAAGAACCTATGCCTTTTGCAACGGGTATTCATCCTTACTTTTCTGCACCTGATAAAAGCCAATTAGTTTTCGATTTACCGTCCAATCAATATCAAGTTAAGAGTGACAAGACTGTTCAAAAATTTGCAGGAAAGTTTGATTTTGAACAGGATGAAATCGATTTTGCTTTCATTAATCTATCCAAACAATCTGCTGTAGTCACTGACCAAAGTCGTAATCTTAAACTAACTGTTAGCTACGACGATAATTATTCAACTCTAGTGTTTTGGACTGTCAAAGGTAAAGATTTTTACTGTTTAGAACCTTGGAGCGCCCCCCGGAATTCTCTAAACACAGGCGAGTCTTTACTACAGGCTGAGCCTAATACAACAGTAGAAACAGTTATAAATATAACTGTTGAAAGCGTTTAG